A genome region from Haloactinospora alba includes the following:
- a CDS encoding TadA family conjugal transfer-associated ATPase — protein MNGAAPPSPELLEAVRARLARDGAEPTPARVAAALRAEGDVLGDAEVLAIVRSLRAELAGTGPLDPLLGDPGTTDVLVNGPSEVWVEDAHGLRRSEVSFPGEDAVRRLAQRLAAQAGRRLDAAAPWVDARLPSGARFHAVLPPVAPEGTCLSLRLGRRRVFSLAELVDGGGLPASGARLLRALVASRSAFLICGGTGTGKSTLLSALLSLVDQRERILLVEDSAELRPEHPHVVRLQARPPNIEGTGEVSMGQLVRQALRMRPDRLVVGEARGAEVSELLGALNTGHEGGAGTVHANTAQDLPARVEALACAAGLSRTAAHSQLAATRVLVVHLVRDAGGVRRVAEVCVLRQDGSGMVRVVPAVSFHPDGGVTEREGAEELAARLGRAWHPSPGEV, from the coding sequence GTGAACGGGGCCGCTCCTCCCTCCCCCGAACTGCTGGAGGCGGTGCGCGCGCGGCTGGCGCGGGACGGTGCCGAACCGACACCGGCCCGGGTGGCGGCGGCACTGCGCGCCGAGGGGGATGTGCTCGGGGACGCCGAGGTCCTCGCGATCGTCCGCTCGCTGCGCGCCGAACTCGCCGGAACCGGACCGCTCGACCCCCTCCTCGGCGATCCCGGGACCACCGACGTCCTCGTCAACGGTCCCTCGGAGGTGTGGGTCGAGGACGCACACGGACTGCGCCGCAGCGAGGTCAGTTTCCCCGGCGAGGACGCGGTGCGCAGGCTCGCCCAGCGGCTGGCCGCCCAGGCGGGGCGCCGGCTCGACGCCGCGGCCCCGTGGGTGGACGCTCGGCTGCCGTCCGGGGCGCGGTTCCACGCCGTGCTGCCTCCCGTCGCACCGGAGGGGACGTGCCTGTCGCTGCGCCTGGGGCGACGGCGCGTGTTCTCCCTCGCCGAACTCGTGGACGGCGGCGGGCTCCCGGCCAGCGGCGCCCGGTTGTTGCGGGCGCTCGTGGCTTCCCGGTCGGCGTTCCTGATCTGCGGCGGCACCGGGACGGGAAAGAGCACCCTCCTTTCCGCGCTGCTGTCCCTGGTGGACCAGCGCGAACGGATCCTGCTCGTGGAGGACTCCGCGGAGCTGCGCCCGGAACACCCGCACGTCGTCCGGTTGCAGGCGCGACCGCCCAACATCGAGGGAACCGGCGAGGTGAGCATGGGCCAGCTGGTGCGGCAGGCGTTGCGGATGCGCCCCGACCGTCTGGTGGTGGGAGAGGCGCGCGGAGCCGAGGTGTCGGAACTGCTGGGGGCCCTGAACACCGGGCACGAGGGCGGAGCCGGAACGGTGCACGCCAACACGGCCCAGGACCTGCCGGCCCGGGTCGAGGCTCTGGCGTGCGCCGCCGGGCTCAGCCGCACGGCGGCGCACAGCCAGCTCGCCGCCACCCGGGTGCTCGTGGTGCACCTGGTGCGGGATGCCGGTGGTGTCCGGAGGGTAGCCGAGGTGTGCGTCCTGCGGCAGGACGGTTCCGGGATGGTGCGGGTGGTGCCCGCCGTCAGCTTCCATCCCGACGGGGGCGTCACCGAGCGGGAGGGGGCCGAGGAGCTCGCCGCCCGGTTGGGCCGCGCGTGGCACCCGTCCCCCGGGGAGGTGTGA
- a CDS encoding type II secretion system F family protein, giving the protein MTVLEIAVVALGTAAVWLLTAAGGPTGRARLAALLDRRRPGLRRFRSAGTVRVVVACVPPVALAVLLGPLPGAVAGALPGFVLWWWAGRRNRGNGRRGHARIAAGVPLVVDLLVAGLRAGGTTLGVVAAVGEAVEGPLGSALEGVARRLRLGEEPAAAWEQVDGPAELAAVGRAFARAAETGAPAADVLERYSAELRSDARTRAHAHTQRVGVWVVAPLGVCFLPAFVLIGVVPLAAGLLVGVAPG; this is encoded by the coding sequence ATGACCGTGCTGGAGATCGCTGTCGTCGCGCTGGGTACGGCGGCGGTGTGGTTGCTCACCGCCGCCGGTGGGCCTACCGGCCGTGCCCGGCTCGCCGCGCTGTTGGACCGGAGGCGGCCGGGACTACGGCGGTTCCGTTCGGCGGGCACGGTCCGTGTGGTCGTGGCGTGTGTCCCTCCCGTTGCGCTCGCTGTGCTCCTCGGTCCGCTGCCGGGCGCCGTGGCGGGTGCCCTCCCGGGGTTCGTGCTGTGGTGGTGGGCGGGGCGACGGAACCGGGGGAACGGCCGGCGCGGACACGCCCGGATCGCCGCGGGGGTTCCGCTCGTCGTGGACCTGCTCGTCGCGGGGTTGCGGGCGGGCGGGACGACGCTCGGGGTGGTGGCCGCGGTAGGGGAGGCGGTGGAGGGGCCGCTCGGTTCCGCCCTGGAGGGTGTGGCCCGGCGCCTGCGGTTGGGGGAGGAACCGGCCGCGGCGTGGGAACAGGTGGACGGCCCGGCGGAGCTGGCCGCGGTCGGCCGGGCGTTCGCCCGGGCGGCGGAGACGGGGGCTCCGGCCGCCGACGTTCTGGAACGCTACTCCGCGGAGCTGCGCAGCGACGCGCGGACGCGGGCGCACGCCCACACCCAGCGGGTCGGTGTGTGGGTGGTGGCCCCGTTGGGGGTGTGTTTCCTTCCCGCGTTCGTCCTCATCGGTGTCGTCCCGCTCGCCGCGGGTCTGCTGGTCGGGGTCGCGCCGGGGTGA
- a CDS encoding type II secretion system F family protein produces the protein MPFPDLLPGETHWLAARAGWLVAVGLLGWALSGAVPPPSVWRLRTLAPGRGTVRWRTAARHRAGELRERAGAWFDAVSGRGRGRRQRAVVELCRILAAELRAGRTPAEALASSVSRIDPVVAAEFAPLANVAWPGEDLTLTLGTMAHRSGSAGLGYLAACWRVSSDTGAGLAGVVERLADSLARDEAQRREFSAQLAGPRSTALLLSVLPGAGVVMAALVGASPVAFLFTTPAGWGCLLGGAALNVAGVCWINRMARRALTAVDPG, from the coding sequence ATGCCTTTCCCGGACCTCCTTCCCGGGGAGACGCACTGGCTCGCCGCGCGCGCCGGGTGGCTGGTGGCGGTCGGGCTCCTCGGGTGGGCGCTGTCCGGCGCGGTGCCGCCCCCGTCGGTGTGGCGGTTGCGGACACTGGCACCGGGGAGGGGAACGGTGCGGTGGCGCACGGCGGCGCGCCACCGTGCGGGAGAGCTCCGGGAACGCGCCGGCGCGTGGTTCGACGCCGTCTCCGGCCGCGGCCGCGGGCGCCGGCAGCGCGCGGTCGTCGAACTGTGCCGGATCCTCGCCGCCGAGCTGCGCGCCGGCCGTACTCCCGCGGAGGCGCTCGCGTCGAGTGTTTCCCGCATCGACCCGGTGGTGGCCGCCGAGTTCGCGCCGTTGGCCAACGTCGCCTGGCCGGGTGAGGACCTCACCCTGACGCTGGGAACGATGGCGCACCGGTCCGGCAGCGCGGGACTGGGTTACCTGGCCGCCTGTTGGCGGGTCTCCTCCGACACCGGAGCGGGGCTCGCCGGGGTGGTCGAACGGTTGGCCGACAGTCTCGCGCGCGACGAGGCGCAGCGCCGGGAGTTCTCCGCCCAGTTGGCCGGGCCGCGCAGCACCGCTCTGCTGCTGAGTGTGCTGCCCGGCGCCGGGGTCGTGATGGCGGCCCTCGTGGGGGCCTCCCCCGTGGCGTTCCTGTTCACTACCCCGGCGGGGTGGGGGTGCCTCCTCGGTGGGGCCGCCCTGAACGTGGCGGGGGTGTGCTGGATCAACCGGATGGCACGCCGCGCTCTGACCGCTGTCGACCCGGGGTGA
- the ssd gene encoding septum site-determining protein Ssd, whose translation MDAPRPLLVTDDAELLDDLLRLAATAAVDVTVAHTTPHAARDWTQAPLVIAGTDLLPELAELRPDPHPNIITVSRETDHQPQHDQALANAALRIGARTLLALPDDEGTLVDLLADATQPRSRSSLTVAVLGGRGGAGASLLSVALAHAGQRAGARTALIDADPLGGGLDLLLGHERTPGTRWNDLTSREGRMSWPALRDTLPAPGGITLLTWEHGPATPVPVPAMRAVLSSASRGSDLVVLDLPRDPDAAAEEALRRSTVALLVVPAELHAVMAARRAAARARKHARDLRVACRSSSCDFPADTVRHALGLPLAGDIPAEPGLARTLDRGDPPACGGRTPLSRFADTFVSRIRAEHGDSEVPQ comes from the coding sequence ATGGACGCACCGCGCCCGCTGCTCGTCACCGACGACGCCGAACTCCTCGACGACCTGCTCCGGTTGGCCGCGACCGCCGCCGTCGACGTCACGGTCGCGCACACGACGCCGCACGCCGCACGCGACTGGACACAGGCCCCGCTCGTCATCGCGGGAACGGACCTCCTGCCCGAGCTCGCCGAGCTCCGCCCCGACCCGCACCCGAACATCATCACCGTCAGCAGGGAAACCGACCACCAACCGCAACACGACCAGGCGCTGGCCAACGCGGCGCTCCGGATCGGGGCCCGCACCCTCCTCGCGCTGCCCGACGACGAGGGCACCCTGGTCGACCTCCTCGCCGACGCCACCCAACCCCGTTCCCGCTCCTCCCTGACGGTGGCGGTCCTCGGCGGCCGCGGCGGAGCGGGAGCGAGCCTGCTCTCGGTCGCCCTGGCCCATGCCGGCCAACGCGCCGGAGCACGCACCGCGCTCATCGACGCCGACCCGCTCGGCGGCGGGCTGGACCTGCTGCTCGGCCACGAGAGGACACCGGGAACGCGCTGGAACGACCTCACGTCCCGGGAGGGTCGGATGAGCTGGCCCGCCCTGCGCGACACCCTTCCCGCTCCTGGCGGCATCACCCTGCTCACGTGGGAGCACGGCCCCGCAACCCCCGTCCCGGTGCCAGCGATGCGCGCCGTCCTCTCCTCGGCCAGCCGGGGCTCGGACCTGGTGGTGCTGGACCTCCCCCGCGACCCGGACGCCGCGGCGGAGGAGGCACTGCGGCGCAGCACCGTCGCACTCCTCGTCGTCCCCGCGGAGCTGCACGCGGTGATGGCAGCGCGGCGCGCCGCGGCGCGGGCGCGGAAGCACGCCCGCGACCTGCGCGTCGCCTGCCGGTCCAGTTCCTGCGACTTCCCCGCGGATACCGTGCGCCACGCCCTCGGACTCCCGTTGGCGGGAGACATACCAGCCGAACCCGGGCTGGCGCGCACTCTGGACCGCGGCGACCCGCCGGCCTGCGGAGGGAGAACCCCGCTCTCCCGGTTCGCCGACACGTTCGTGTCCCGGATACGTGCCGAACACGGCGACAGCGAGGTGCCGCAGTGA
- a CDS encoding Rv3654c family TadE-like protein gives MTGPLNRATAASGGGADSGSGTVWVLALCLVLWCCAAAVLVVTSVRADRHQAAAAADLAALAAAHRVDGGPQGVCSTARDTAEANGARLAECTRRGRTVTVETRMPTPVWPGEVRARSRAGPSRLE, from the coding sequence GTGACCGGACCGCTGAACCGAGCCACAGCGGCATCCGGCGGCGGAGCGGATTCCGGGTCCGGAACCGTGTGGGTACTGGCCCTGTGCCTCGTGCTCTGGTGCTGCGCCGCCGCCGTGCTGGTCGTGACCAGCGTCCGCGCCGACCGGCACCAGGCCGCTGCCGCGGCCGACCTGGCGGCGCTGGCGGCCGCCCACCGCGTCGACGGCGGCCCTCAGGGCGTCTGCTCCACCGCCCGCGACACGGCCGAGGCCAACGGTGCCCGACTGGCGGAGTGCACCCGCCGCGGACGCACCGTCACCGTGGAAACCCGCATGCCGACCCCGGTGTGGCCGGGCGAGGTGCGGGCCCGCTCCCGTGCTGGTCCCAGCCGACTGGAGTAG